The Longimicrobiaceae bacterium genome has a window encoding:
- the atpE gene encoding ATP synthase F0 subunit C — MLAMQAVEVANAFLNNGLLGAAIGAGLAVIGAGLGIGLIGARAMEGMARQPEIAGNIQTAALILAALVEGATLFAIVVAFLIQQGVLNAVVG, encoded by the coding sequence GTCGCGAACGCGTTCCTGAACAACGGTCTTCTCGGTGCCGCCATCGGCGCCGGTCTCGCGGTGATCGGCGCCGGGCTCGGCATCGGCCTGATCGGCGCCCGCGCCATGGAGGGCATGGCCCGCCAGCCGGAGATCGCCGGGAACATCCAGACGGCCGCGCTGATTCTTGCGGCGCTCGTCGAGGGCGCCACGCTCTTCGCGATCGTGGTGGCGTTCCTGATCCAGCAGGGTGTGCTGAACGCCGTCGTCGGCTGA